A single region of the Candidatus Baltobacteraceae bacterium genome encodes:
- a CDS encoding zinc-dependent metalloprotease, whose protein sequence is RRGDPHAAPPLQAIPIATQRRAYKLLEQYVYGPEAWNYSPALLQHMVSQYRDDDWDGSLPPRHDVAVEQFAGAYQMATLGRLFAPVTLQRLDDMQYKYKPGTTMNLADLFDWMQSAIYGDVGKGHAIPLVRRDLQGTYLALLSRLTNAPLPGTPPDARSMARFELGALHAQLQKALARGGYDVLTRAHLEELASDADRALKAQTVTSAAVSKA, encoded by the coding sequence GCGCCGAGGCGACCCGCACGCGGCTCCGCCGCTGCAGGCGATCCCCATCGCGACGCAGCGTCGCGCGTACAAGCTCCTCGAACAATACGTTTATGGGCCGGAGGCATGGAACTACTCGCCCGCGCTTCTGCAGCACATGGTTTCGCAATACCGCGACGACGACTGGGACGGCAGCCTTCCGCCGCGTCACGACGTCGCGGTCGAGCAATTTGCCGGTGCCTATCAGATGGCGACGCTCGGCCGGCTCTTCGCACCGGTAACGCTCCAGCGTCTCGACGACATGCAATATAAATACAAACCGGGAACCACGATGAACCTCGCGGACCTCTTCGACTGGATGCAATCGGCGATCTACGGCGATGTCGGCAAAGGACATGCGATCCCGCTCGTGCGGCGCGACTTACAAGGCACCTATCTCGCGCTGCTCTCACGCCTGACGAACGCTCCGCTGCCGGGAACGCCGCCGGACGCGCGATCGATGGCGCGCTTCGAACTCGGCGCCCTTCACGCGCAACTCCAGAAGGCTCTCGCGCGCGGCGGGTACGATGTGCTCACGCGCGCGCATTTGGAAGAGCTTGCCAGCGACGCCGACCGTGCACTCAAAGCGCAGACGGTCACCTCGGCGGCGGTTTCTAAAGCGTAG